The sequence CTGTTGCCAGCATCAACAACCCCTCCACCCTCGTCGCCGAGGTCGTGATCCCTGATTTCCACGACGAGATGCTGGCCAATCTCGAAGCGGCAACCGAGTTTTCGATCCGCATCACCGGCGGCAGGGGCTAGCCGGATGGAACTCGGCCGTGTCACCGGCACCGTCGTCGCGACCACGATCTACGAAGGGCTCGAAGGCGCACGTCTACTGATCGTGCAACCGCTCGACCGCACGCTGAAACCTCGCGGGCGTCCGGTGGTGGCCGCAGACGGCGTGGCCATGGCTGCCCCCGGAGACCTGGTCGCAGTGGTCGCAAGCCGCGAGGCCTCGCTCGCCCTGCCGCCGCCACCGGGACCCGTCGACCACGCCATCGTCGGCATTGTCGACGCGGTCGAGGAGTGGTCACGGTGAAGATCGGACGCGTTGCCGGCACCATTGTGTCCACCATCTGCGTGCCGGTGTTCGAGAATCGAAAGCTGCTCCTGGTCGACCTCCTCGACACCGACGGCAAGGCCACCGGCACTGATCTCATTGCGGTGGACGTGGTCGGGGCTGGCGCGGGCGAAACCGTGCTCGTGTTGGACGAGGGCAACGGCGCCCGACAGGTTCTCGAAGCCCCGGATGCTCCGGTTCGCGCGGTCGTCGTCGGCGTGATCGACGAATTGATGATCGGCGAATAGCTCCACATGTGCCGCCCAATGATTGGGCCACGACGCTGACGTCATAGAGAACCCGCAGCGGTTTGAACGAGTGTTTCCCTGCCTTATCAGGAAGCGCGGCCGATTTTTCCAGACGTCGTCTGAGCCAAAGAACCGATAGCTTCCGATAACAAAAGAATTCCTCGGTGTTTTTGCCGTCTTGGTGGTGAAACAAGGGCGGGCGGGAGACGTATGGCGACGATTTGGTGGAGAGAAATCACGGCGCACAAAGGGCGTCCGCACCTCTTAACTCTCAATTCTCAACTCTGAACTGCGGAGCTAGAACCTCACCCGTAGGAAGACCGAAAAATCGTTGATGTCCAGATCGATCCGGGCGTCGAGAATGTCCATCTCCTCGGTGGCGATGGCGGCCCAGTCCACACCGGCCTGGGCGATGTTGATGGAAGCGCCGAAGCCCCACCGCTTGTCCGTCAGGTACTCGATCTGCGCCCGGCCGATCCACTGGCCACCCTCGACGTCCCCGATGTTGACGTAGAGCCAGCCGAAGCCGGTGGTGAAGCGCCAGCTGTCCGAGAAGAGCCGCCGATACTCGAAGTAGATGTACGGCAGGGGGGCGGAACCCTTGACATCACCACTTCCCTCGACGACGTCGTCTTCTCCCTCGCCGCGATAGGCCAACGTCGCCTGAATATCCATCCATCGGAAACCGAGACCGAAGCCGGCCCCCCAGCGGTCCTTGACCCACGGGTAGTAGGCGTAGTCGATAAAGGCCTGAGTGATGTCGAAACCGAGCGTGATGTCGGCATCGATGGGGATGATCTCGTCGCCCCACTGGATCTCGGTCAGGGCCTGCGACGAAGAGTCTCGATTGATGTTCTGCCAGCGCACGCCGAGCTTGTGCTTCTTGGCGATTTGCCACTGGAGGCTCAGGCTCGGGATGACCTGGTTCTTGTCGAGATCGAGGTCGTCCTCGAAGCTCAGGGTCGTGCCCCTGCCGAGGACTTCCGAGTCGAGCCGGATGTCGGTCGTGAGCCCAACCCAGCTTGCTTCGAGCTTGAAGTTGAACTTGTCGAAGAGCGGCTCGAAGTCGCGCTGGGCCTCGGCCGGCACAGCCGACATCACGGCCAACACTCCAGCAAAGATCACCATCGTGAACGCGCGCCGCCCCGGAATCTCGGACATGAGATACCTCCCTGGTGATCGCCCTTCACGCATCATAGCCTTTTCGTACCGCGCGCACCACGCACTTGCTGCAAACATGATTCGCGTTATCGGCTGTACGAACCAGACCCCGGAGACCACGCAATTGTATCGATGCACTTCATTCCCCGAGCCCCCGGTTGTCATATATCCTAGCGAGGGTTCGACCGATTTCGAGCCGCAGCCACGGTGGGATGGAAAACACCGTAAGGAGGCACCGGAATGCAGCTCACCGAAAGTTCTTTGCTGAGGTCGCTCGCCTGGATTGGCGGGCAATGGATCGGCGCCGACAGCGGCGAGGTCTTCACCGTCACCAACCCGGCGACCGGCGAAACCATTGCCGAGGTTGCGAGGTGTGGCGGCGAAGAAACCCACCGGGCTGTCGAGGCGGCCGAGAGAGCGCAGATCGAGTGGCGCGAGAAAACCGCTAGTGAAAGATCGGTCCTGATGCGGCGCTGGTTCGATCTGATGATGGAGCACCAGGAGGATCTCGCCCAGATCCTCACCGCCGAGCAGGGAAAACCGCTCGCCGAGGCGCGAGGTGAGATTGCCTACGGCGCGAGCTACATCGAATGGTTCGCCGAGGAGGCCAAGCGGGTCTACGGCGACGTCATCCCGCCGCCGGCCACCGACCGGCGCATCGTGGTCATCAAGCAGCCGGTCGGTGTCGTCGCCTGCATCACGCCGTGGAACTTCCCCAACGCGATGCTCGCGCGCAAGGTCGCAGCTGCCCTGGCGGCGGGGTGCACCACCGTCTGCAAGCCGGCGACCGCGACACCTCTCTCCGCCCTCGCGATGGCCGAGCTCGCCCATCGCGCCGGCATCCCGGCCGGAGTGATCAATGTGCTGGCAGGTCGAACAGGGCCGATCGGTGAAGAGCTCACCTCCAACCCTACCGTGCGCAAGCTGACGTTCACCGGCTCGACCGAGGTCGGCAAGAAGCTCGTGGCCGACTGTTCCCGGACGATGAAGCGCACATCAATGGAGCTTGGCGGCAACGCGCCCTTCATAGTCTTCGACGACGCGGATCTCGACAACGCGATTCGGGGAACCCTCGCCTCCAAGTACCGCAACGCCGGCCAGACCTGCGTCTGCGCCAACCGGATCCTGGTCCAGGAGAGCGTCATGGAGGCGTACTCCGAGAAGCTCGCCGAAGCGGTGGGTCAGTTCAAGCTCGGCGACGGCGCCGAGGAAGGCGTGACCATGGGCCCCTTGATCGACGATGCCGCCGCGGACGCCGTCTGCGCGATGATCGACGACGCAGTCGAAAAGGGTGCGGAGGTCCTCCTCGGCGGCGGCCGATCGGAGCTCGGCGGTAGCTTCGTCGAGCCCACCATTCTCTCTGGCGTCACCAGCGATATGCGGGTCTTCCAGGAGGAGATCTTCGGGCCGGTCTCTCCTCTCGTCAGCTTCAGCAGCGAGGAGGAGGCGATCGCCATCGCCAACGACACCGAGTTCGGGCTCGCGGCCTACTTCTGCGCGCGCGACGTGGGACGCATCTGGCGGGTGTCGGAAGGGCTCGAGTACGGCATCATCGGCATCAACGAAGGCGTCATCTCCAACCCCATGGCGCCGTTCGGCGGCATCAAGGAGTCGGGCAACGGCCGCGAGGGCTCCAAGTACGGCCTCGACGACTACCTCGAGATCAAGTACCTGTGCATCGGCGGGATTGACGCCTAGGATGCTCCTGCAGGGATCCGAGACGTCCAGCCTGCGGGGCCTCGGGATCCCTGGTCACCCGGTTTTGCATCGAGCGGAACCGAGTCTGCGCCAGCTCATACTCAATAAAACATCCAGCCGAAGTCCAGGGTGATCACGTCAAACCGCGGCGTGCCGCTGGTGCCGTCGAAATCCATCCACTGGCTGGTGTAACCGAGCTGCAGGTACGACTGGTCGCTGTTGAACGTGTACCGGAAACCCACCAACGCCTGGTAGGAAAACGCGTCGATCGTCTCAGTCGGGTAGTTCGTGGAGCACACATAACCCCACCAAGGATCCCACCAGCACCAGGTGTAGGGCGGACCGTTCGGAACCCGGGTGTCGATCCACGTCCAGCCGATGCCGGCACCGACGTAAGGGGAGAGCTGAGCATCAGAGAGGTAGTACACCAGGTTGGCCGACAGAGCGAACGAGTCGTACTTGCCAGAGATGTCGACCGGGAGGCCGTCCTCATCCATCGCCGTGGCGTCGTAGCCGATGCCGGCCCACTGTAAGCCGAACCTCGTTGCAAGGCGATCGCTGAAGTTGAAGGCGCCGCCGATAGCAAGACCAAAATCGTCGTCGGTTTCGAGGCTCGAAAGACCCTGGCTATCGATCGAGGTGCCGAGCTGGTAGATCGTTCCCAGCGAAAACTCCCACCTTCCCTCGCGATCCTGGGCTTCGGCCGAGGCGGCGCCGAACAAGAACACTGCCGTAAGGGAAGCCACGGTTAACATCTTTCTCGTCCAGAGCAAGTACGCACTATTCATTGTTTCCTCCTGATCACCGAATTTCCCAAAAAGTCTCCACTGACGGAAGTGGGGCAAGACAACACTTCGAGATGCCGCGAATGGTCAGTCGAGATCCGATGCTTTCCGAACACATACGCCCTCGCGCCGGACTCTGTTTCAGCCGATGCGCGGAGGGTTCAACTCGGGGTCAACACATTTTCATTCCCTGCCCGAGCGAAGACGAGGTGCCGGATAGGACTGTCGGAGCCCGCTATACTCCCTTCGGCATGATCGAGAACCCACGTTACGAGATTTTCGGTCCTGGCGAACCGCTCTTCAGGGTTGGGCGCCCAGATGACCTCGGGACCGGGCACCGTGCCGTCGGGACGGACTGATGCCCTCTCGAGCTCCAATTCGTCGCAAGCTTTTTCTGCTCATCCTCGCGGTGACCATCCCCGCAGTGACATTTGTCGGGGTTGTCAGCTTCGTCCGAGGACGTACAGTGGCAAGAAATGCGACGCTCGACCATCTGACTTCGGTCCGGGCCTCGAGGGCCGACCAACTCGAGGTCACGTTCCGGCAGCTCCGTGTCGAAACAGACGCCATCTCCCGCAGTCGGATGATCGTCAGAGCGATGCGCCGGTTCGGCGCCGCCTACAACGCCCTCGGAGCATCGGCCCCGACCGATGAGCAACGCGATAACGTGGTCCGCTTCTACAACGATCACTACCTTCCTGCCCTTGGCGGTCGGTCGAGTGGGGCGACGACCCTTGACGAACTGCTGCCTTCCCGCGTTGAAGCAATCCACCTGCAGTCCTTCTACATCGCGGGCAACCCGTACCCGCGCGATGAATGGGACCTGCTGGTCGACGCCGACGATCCCAGCGCTTATGGCAGGGTCCACCGCGAGCTCCACCCCGACCTGAGGGAGTTCACCAGCCAGTTCAGGTACCACGACATGCTGCTGATCGACCTCGAAGGCAACGTCGTGTACACGGTGAACAAGGAGCCGGTTCTGGCGACGAGTCTCGTGCAGGGGCCCTACCGGAATTCGAACCTGGCAACCGCTTACCGCGCGGCGGTCGAGGCGCCTCTGAATCACCGCGTATGCCTGGTGGACTTTGCCTTCTACCGCCCGTCTCTGAACACTCCAATGGCGTTCATCGGAGCACCGGTTTTCGACGGCGACCAGCGAATCGGCGTCCTGGTACTCCAGCTGACCGGCGCTCAACTCGACGGGATCATGACGGGCCGGGGCCACTGGCGCGACCACGGCCTCGGCGAAACCGGAGAGGCGTACATCGTCGGCAGCGATCATCTCCTCCGGTCGGACTCGCGATTCTTCCTCGAAAACCCCGATGGATTCGTCGATGGAGGTGGAGCCGCCCAATTCTCGCAAGAGCTCCGGCGGCGAATTGTCACCTGCGGGACCACCATTCTCCTGCTGAAAGTCAGCACTCCACAGGTGGAGGCGGCATTCGAAGGAAAGACCGGCACCACGGTCGCGACCAATTACCGGGGCGAGGAGGTCCTGGCATCGTACGAACCGCTGACCATCGAGGGCCTTGACTGGGTCGTCGTGGCCGAGATGGACACCGCAGAGGCCTTCGTTCCTGTTCGCCGGTTCGTCCGCCGGATGGCCGAAGCGTCTGCCGTTCTCGCCCTGTTCATTCTCGGCATCTCGTGGTTCGCAGCCAAACGCTTCGTCGAGCCCATCATCGAGCTCGACAACGCGTCGAGACGATTTGCCGAAGGCGACGAGGACATCCGATTGACGATTCGCAGCGAGGACGAGCTCGGACGGCTCACGGCATCCTTCAACGAAATGATCGCCGCCATTCGGCAGCAGAAGGACGAGCTGAGGCGAAATTACGACGAGATCAAACGCCAGCGCGAAGAGCTGGCAGTGGCCAAGGAGGCGACGGAGGCCGCCAATCGCAAGATGAAGGGAGATCTCGAGGCGGCGGCGAGGATCCAGGCCACCCTCCTGCCCGATGAGGCGGTGGAGATAGAGGGCGCGCGTTTCGCCTGGCGCTACGTGCCCTGCGACGAGCTCGCCGGCGACACCCTCGGCATCGTGCCCTTCGACGAATCCAGGGTCGGGATCTACGTGGTCGACGTCAGCGGCCACGGTGTCCCGTCGTCACTGCTCTCGGTATCAGTCAGCCGGCTGCTGTCGAAGGACCCTGCATCGTCGGTGCTGTGGCGGACCGATCCGGCGTCCGAAGAGCGGCGGATTGCCACACCGGCGGAGGTCCTACGGGTCCTTTCCCGGCGCTTTCCCTATGACACGCGTACCAACCAATACTTCACCATGGTCTACGGAGTGCTCGATCTGAATCGCCGCGAGCTCTGCTACGCGTCAGCCGGACACGAGCCGTTGATCGTGGTCGGACCGAACCGGGAGCCGGAGATGGGGTCGAGCACCGGACCGCCGGTCGCGCTGATCCCCGAGATCATCAAACCCAGTGTCTACGAGGAGCGGAGCATCAGCCTCACACGCGGCGATCGCATCTATCTCTACTCGGACGGCATTCCCGAGGCAGCGGCCGCCGACGGCGAGCAGTTCGGCGGGCAGCGGTTGAGCGAGCGGCTCCGCGAACTCTTCGGGAACGACCTCGACGACGGGCTGCCGACCCTCCTCGACGCTGTGCGAGCCTGGCAGGAGGGGCCGTCCTTCGCCGACGATGTGTCAGTCCTTGCAGTGGAGCTCGTTGAGTAAAGGCTCGGAAGCCTTTATCACCGTGCAAGCAAAAAACGCCCGGCCGCAGGCCGCAGCCACGGTCGGGCGTTTCTCTTTCTATTCTGGATTTGGATGCTACGGCCCTAACACAATGGTTGTCGCATAAACTGGGGGCGGGTCACCACGACCGGTGGATTCAGCCAAGGCTTCCAGGATGGCGGGTTGTGCGGACTGGAGTTCTGTTACCGTAAGTGAGACTACCAAGTGGCCGGGAGGGCTGATCTTGAGGCGAATCGCATGTCTGGCTTTGGTCACCGTGACTTTGGGGACCGCACCTGCGGCGGCACAGGGAATGTCCGATTCACTCTTCGACACTTTCAACATCAAGCTCGAGGGAAGTTGGGTCCGCTCCGCGACCACGATCCGGCTCGACTCTGAGGGCCAAGGGAAGGGTACGACGCTCAGCTTCGAGGACGATCTCGGCCTGCCGGACAAGAAGACCGTACCGTCGCTCTCCTTCGAGTGGCAGTTCGCGCGAAAACACCGCCTCGGCGTCCGCTGGCAGGACATCAACCGAGGGTCGGTGACCCAGGTGCTCGAGGAAATCGAGTGGGGCGGCGAAATCATCCCTATCGATGCCGAGGTCACTCTCGACTTCGACATCCGCAGCCTCTCGGCCGACTACACCTACTACCCATGGATCAAGGAAAGGTGGGCGGGTGGCATCGGGCTCGGTATTCGCTCAATGGGCCTGAGGACCATCCTGAGGGCGGACGGCAGCGAGCTCGAAGCGGAAATTGACGGCACCGCCCCTCTTCCCTACATCAACTTCGAGTACCGGAGGATGCTCGGCGAACGATGGCGCCTCAAGGCCCAGGTCGGCTGGCTCGAGGTGAAGATCAGCGATATCAAGGGCGGCCAGTACATCGGCCGCTTGGCGGCCGAGTACCTCTCCACCAGGCGCTGGGGGTTCGGCGCGGCCATCAACTACTCCGCCATCGACGTTGACTGGGAGTCCATCAAGGGTCCGGAGGAGGACCTATTGACCGCGATCATCGACCTCGATCTCGACGATTTCAGTCTTTACCTTCGATTTCGCTGGTAGGCGTCCCAAGGCTTGAGGCTTGGGATCTGAGGCCGGCGGTCCACGGCTAGAGGTCCGAAAAAACGCCCGGCCACGAATGTGACCGGGCGACTGATGACAGAATTTTTCGGGATCTGGCTTACTTGCCCTTGCCGGCGAGGATCTTGTCCCACTTGTTGCCGAGCTTATCGAGGATGTTCTCGACCTGCTTGATCTGTTTCTCCGGCTTGGCCTTGACCGTCACTGTGCCGGTGCCGCGCCAGACCATCTTCTTGTCTGTCGCGTCATATGCGTCGATGATCAGGGTTCCATCGGTGTAGGTTTGCTGCTGAGTCGTCGAGCTTCCCATGCTGCCGCCCCAACCGTACCAACCGCCGTGGTATCCGCCGTAGCCGTAGTTGGTGGTGGTATAGCTCGACCGCTTCTCGGTCGTGTAATGGTAGGTCACGAAGATATCAGGATTCTCCTGCACCTCTACGAGGCCGCCCTCGCGGAGCTCCTTGATGATCATGGTGGCGACGCGATCTGCCATCATCTGATTGCCCTGAATATTGCTGTCCGTGGTGTCAACGTACTGAAACGTCTTGACGCTGCCAAAGTCGTAATCGTGGGCGAAGTCGATGGTGACCTTTTGAGCTGCCGCCGGCGCCGCGATCAGGGCCAGCACGAATACCAATCCAAGTGCTCTCTTCATTTCCGATCTCCTTTCACGAGGTCAAACTCTAGTGAATCAAAGCGTATTCCACTCCGCGGAAAGGGAAATTTAGCACCATACCCCACCTCGCGCAACGAAGCCGCACGGTAGCGCTCGAGCGTGTCGTTGCTCGAACTCGCTGGGTGAGACGGCGGCCCTCAGTTCGACGACTTTGAATTGGTCTCGACCTGCGCCAGGTACTCACGAATAGCCCGCAGATTGCGCGCCGCACCAGGATGCTCCGGCATGCCGGACGCCGCCCGCTCCAGGAAGACCTCCGCTTCGGCGTACCGGCCCATCTCGGCCAGCAGAAGACCCAGCGAGTAGGCCACCTCGTACTGCTCCGGATAGGCATCGAGGATCGAGCGCAACAGCGCCTCCGCCTCCTCGTTGCGGCCCTGCGCGTTCAGCAGCACGGCGAGGTTCGCCTTGGCGGGAAAGAAGAGATCGTCGATCGCGATCGCGATCCGATAGTACCGCTCGGCCTCGGCTGCGTCACCGAGCCGCGCAGCCAGATTCCCCAGATTGTGGCCGGCAAAAGCGAAATCGAGGGAGTACTCCATTGCCTGCCGGTACTCAGTCAGAGCCTCGGCAAGGGCCTCGCGTTGGTACGGCTTCAGTATCTCATTCGGCACATCGGCGAGCTGCACCGCAGCCTGCATCCGCACCGCCCGCATCGGATCGAAAAGCAGAGGCGCCACCAAACCGACGAGTTCTCCGGGGCTGGCGGCAACCACGCTGCTGACGGCCGTATAGCGCATCAAGGGTTCAGCGTCAGCCAGCGCCACCGCAAAGGCACGTGTGCTCTCCTCGCCCGGGTACCGGCCGAGCAGCGAGAGCGCGGTGGCACGCACGATCGCCGGATACAGCTCATCACCGGCAAGCCGAATGAGATCGTCCCGTGCTTCCGGACGACCCTCTCGGCCCGCGGCGATCGTCGGTCCATAGTGAGGTTTCTTGGCCAGGCCGTACCACCTCTCGAATGCGTCCACCGACCAGCTCAGAGGCTTGTCGTCGTGACACCCTCCCTGGGAGCACGCGTTGGGGGTGCCGAGTTCCTGACTGAGATCCGGCCGCGGCACGCGAAGGCTGTGGTCCGCGCGTTCATCGATCACCATGTACGGCCGCTCGGGCATGTGGCATTTGACGCACAGGGCGCCATCGGAGGGCTTGCCCTGGTGAATTTTCTTGTGGAAGTGGTGGTCCGCGGTGTCGTAGGCGTCGGCTCGGTGGCACTGGAGACAGAGGTCGTTGCCGTCGAACTTGAGCTTCAAGCTGTGGGCGTCATGGCAATCCGAGCAGCGGACATCATTGGCGTACATCTTGGACTGCGTGAAGGAACCCCAGACGTAGACCTCTTCGAGGATCTGTCCGTCGGCGTAATAGAGGCCCTCATCGAGCAGTGACGGCAGATGGCTGTCGAATAAAGCTGTGGTCGTGTGGTTCCAATCTCCAAGCTCGGTGCGTCGCGCGTGGCACGGTGCGCAAAGCTCGACCTGCTGATGGGAGCTGATCCCACTGGTGGGCACAACCAGACCGTAATAGTCGACCTCCGGGCGGGCCATCGGTTGGATCTCGGCCCAGGTGACGTGATCCGAGCCAGGACCGTGGCACGCCTCGCAGCTGACGTCGATCTCGGACCAGGTGGTGTCATAGGTGCTGGTCGACGCATCGAAGTTCTTTCGCAGGTCGGTCGAGTGGCATTCCGCGCACATGGCATTCCAGGTCTGAGCTGCGCGAGTCCAGTGGAGCCAATCGTCGGGCGGGATCTCCTGATCCGGATAGAGGTCGAACCACTCGTTCAGGTCCGAATCCCAGGCAATCGTGAGGCACTGGAGCCTCCCTCCGGGGAACGGCACCAGATACTGCTGGAGCGGTTCGTGGCCGAAGGTGTGAGTGATCTCGAAGTCGGCCATCTCCCCGTCCGGTCCCTGGGTGTTGACGAAGAACCGACCATCTCGCTTGAAGAAGGCCGAAGTCACCCCTTTCGATGTGAAGAGCGTGTCACCGAAATCGCCATATACCGTCTCCTCTGTCGCCACGTCCATCGCCAGGTCGTGGTCAGAGCCCTTCCAGCTCTCGAACGCCGCTTCGTGGCACGGCCGGCAGGCTTCGCGCCCGACAAATCCGGGCCCGGCGTCCGCCACCTCCTCACGGTTTGCCGCCGACCCCACGCGGATCAGCCATGCCGGAACGCTGAGCACGATCACCGCGGAAGCGACCACGCCGATCAGCTGCCAGCGCTCGAGCGGTGAGTAATTCACGACCGCACCACCTGCGATTCCGAGAAGGCCCGGCGCCTCACAGCCTGCCGGACATCGACCTTCACGATGTCGTTCTCGATGCGCACCGGAAAGGTGTCCAGCGGCCGCGGCGCCGGCGGGCTCAGGACGTTGCCCGTGATGTCGAATGACGACGCGTGACAGGGGCAAACGAAGCGGTGTTCGGCGTCGATCCATGGAACGGTGCAGCCGAGGTGGGTGCACTCGCGATGGAGTGCGAGGAAACCACCGTCGTCGAGCCGCGCGAGATAAAACTTGCCCTCGGGAAAAGCAGTCACCGATCCCGGTTCGAAGCGGTCCACCGGCCCCGCAACCACGACCGAACCGCCTTCGTCAGCCGTTTTTCGGTTCCGGCGGGGTTTGAAGAAATCGGTGACGATCCACACTGCCTCGGCAAAGGCCACTCCCCCGAGCAGCAACCACGCCTTCCAGAGAAAGCTCCGTCGCGATCCCCTTTGACCCTCTGTCATAGGGACCTTCCGACGGTGACGTGCCCCGTGAACTCATGCGGAGGAGAAAAGGGGAAAAGGGGAAAAGGGGAACGAAGAGAATGTGCAGAGTCCCACTGCTCCTCTTCTCCTTTTCTCCTCTGCGCAAGGTTTTGGTGTTGCCTAATCATTGCCTCATCCCCATGGCCAAACCAATGCCATACCGGGACCTCGGAACCAAACGCCGGTCACAGTCAACGCTGCAAGCGCAGCCAGGATGAGGACGAAAACCGCCTGCACGACCTCCGCCTTGACAGCGCCGAACCGCCTGATCAGCAACCATCGAAATCCAATCAACCCAAAGGCCATCAACGCCAACGGCACCAGCCCTCTGCTGACCAGCGACGGCAATCCCGCGCCGGGCTGGAGAACGAACTCGTCGAGGACAACCAGTACTGCGGCGGAAAGGAATCCAACCACTGCCGCGAGGACTGAGCTTTTTCTGCCGATTTCGGTCAGGAACCACGGCCCGGAGAGTTCTTCCGGATATCGCAGGTACGGGATTCCGAGCAATGCCAGCGCAACCAGGCCGGGAATGACAACCACGGCAATCAAAGGATGGAAGTGGAGCTGCAGTTCCTGGAAGCCGACGAAGTACCACGGCGCCTTGGCCGGATTGGTGCTCATCCCAGGGTTTGCCGGAGCGCCGAGCGGCGCATCGACGAACACCGATAGTGCAACCACGCAGGCAATCAGAACCAGGGCAACCGCGAGCTCGCGTGTCAGGAGCTCGGGCAGGGTCGAAACCAGCTCAGGTTTCTGTTCGGCGACCTCTGAAGACGGTCGAGGATCCACCACGCCTCCGGCCTTGCGCACCCGCCAGAAGTGGAAGCCCATCATCACCACCAGGGCAACCGGCACGAGGGTGGTGTGAAAGGCGAAGAAAATAACCAGGGTGGTGGGCCCGATTTCTGCACCACCACGTGCCACGCCCTGCAACCATTCGCCGATCCACGGAACGTATCCCAACATCCCGGTGCAGATCGTGACCGCCCAATATGCGAGCTGGTCCCACGGCAGGAGGTAGCCCGTGAAGTTGGATGCCAGCACGCCGGCGAGTAACCCCAGGCCGATGACCCAGTTGAAGCGGCGCGGGCCGTGGAAGCCACCCGTGAAGAAGACCCGCAGCATGTGCAGGAGGACCACCGCCACCAGGATGTTGGCGCTCCAGTGATGGATGTTCCGCACCAACCCGCCGAAGGCGAACTGATCCTGGAGACCCGCGACCGAGTCGTACGCTCGTTCGGGACTCGGCTCGTAGGCGAGCATCAACAGCACACCTGTGAAGACCATCAACCCGATCAGGGTGAGCGAACTCCCGCCGAGGCCGAAGGTGTGCGTGTACCGGAGGGTGCTCTTTCGCACCCGCACCGGTCGCATGTGGAGGAAGAAGTACTCGATGATCGTGCGCCGCTGCTCGCGTTCGGTCCGCGGCACGATCGGACGCGGGAAGACCGAGCGCCAGACCTCAGTCACGAGAGTCCAGCTTTTTTTGCCTTCTCCCTGAACGGCGGGTTTCGGTTCGGGCATCGATTTGAATATAGCAAGCTCACAGAGCGCCCTTCCATGAGCTGGGCGATACCGGTTGCTACAATCTATTCGCGGCCGCTCGGCGAGGCCGAAGATCAACCGCCGGTGTTCGATGATGAGAACTGTTTCAATCAAGCCCAAGAGGATGAGTGCAGGAGTCG is a genomic window of Acidobacteriota bacterium containing:
- a CDS encoding SpoIIE family protein phosphatase — its product is MPSRAPIRRKLFLLILAVTIPAVTFVGVVSFVRGRTVARNATLDHLTSVRASRADQLEVTFRQLRVETDAISRSRMIVRAMRRFGAAYNALGASAPTDEQRDNVVRFYNDHYLPALGGRSSGATTLDELLPSRVEAIHLQSFYIAGNPYPRDEWDLLVDADDPSAYGRVHRELHPDLREFTSQFRYHDMLLIDLEGNVVYTVNKEPVLATSLVQGPYRNSNLATAYRAAVEAPLNHRVCLVDFAFYRPSLNTPMAFIGAPVFDGDQRIGVLVLQLTGAQLDGIMTGRGHWRDHGLGETGEAYIVGSDHLLRSDSRFFLENPDGFVDGGGAAQFSQELRRRIVTCGTTILLLKVSTPQVEAAFEGKTGTTVATNYRGEEVLASYEPLTIEGLDWVVVAEMDTAEAFVPVRRFVRRMAEASAVLALFILGISWFAAKRFVEPIIELDNASRRFAEGDEDIRLTIRSEDELGRLTASFNEMIAAIRQQKDELRRNYDEIKRQREELAVAKEATEAANRKMKGDLEAAARIQATLLPDEAVEIEGARFAWRYVPCDELAGDTLGIVPFDESRVGIYVVDVSGHGVPSSLLSVSVSRLLSKDPASSVLWRTDPASEERRIATPAEVLRVLSRRFPYDTRTNQYFTMVYGVLDLNRRELCYASAGHEPLIVVGPNREPEMGSSTGPPVALIPEIIKPSVYEERSISLTRGDRIYLYSDGIPEAAAADGEQFGGQRLSERLRELFGNDLDDGLPTLLDAVRAWQEGPSFADDVSVLAVELVE
- a CDS encoding DUF4136 domain-containing protein, which codes for MKRALGLVFVLALIAAPAAAQKVTIDFAHDYDFGSVKTFQYVDTTDSNIQGNQMMADRVATMIIKELREGGLVEVQENPDIFVTYHYTTEKRSSYTTTNYGYGGYHGGWYGWGGSMGSSTTQQQTYTDGTLIIDAYDATDKKMVWRGTGTVTVKAKPEKQIKQVENILDKLGNKWDKILAGKGK
- a CDS encoding NAD-dependent succinate-semialdehyde dehydrogenase, with protein sequence MQLTESSLLRSLAWIGGQWIGADSGEVFTVTNPATGETIAEVARCGGEETHRAVEAAERAQIEWREKTASERSVLMRRWFDLMMEHQEDLAQILTAEQGKPLAEARGEIAYGASYIEWFAEEAKRVYGDVIPPPATDRRIVVIKQPVGVVACITPWNFPNAMLARKVAAALAAGCTTVCKPATATPLSALAMAELAHRAGIPAGVINVLAGRTGPIGEELTSNPTVRKLTFTGSTEVGKKLVADCSRTMKRTSMELGGNAPFIVFDDADLDNAIRGTLASKYRNAGQTCVCANRILVQESVMEAYSEKLAEAVGQFKLGDGAEEGVTMGPLIDDAAADAVCAMIDDAVEKGAEVLLGGGRSELGGSFVEPTILSGVTSDMRVFQEEIFGPVSPLVSFSSEEEAIAIANDTEFGLAAYFCARDVGRIWRVSEGLEYGIIGINEGVISNPMAPFGGIKESGNGREGSKYGLDDYLEIKYLCIGGIDA
- a CDS encoding outer membrane beta-barrel protein codes for the protein MNSAYLLWTRKMLTVASLTAVFLFGAASAEAQDREGRWEFSLGTIYQLGTSIDSQGLSSLETDDDFGLAIGGAFNFSDRLATRFGLQWAGIGYDATAMDEDGLPVDISGKYDSFALSANLVYYLSDAQLSPYVGAGIGWTWIDTRVPNGPPYTWCWWDPWWGYVCSTNYPTETIDAFSYQALVGFRYTFNSDQSYLQLGYTSQWMDFDGTSGTPRFDVITLDFGWMFY
- a CDS encoding EutN/CcmL family microcompartment protein yields the protein MKIGRVAGTIVSTICVPVFENRKLLLVDLLDTDGKATGTDLIAVDVVGAGAGETVLVLDEGNGARQVLEAPDAPVRAVVVGVIDELMIGE
- a CDS encoding EutN/CcmL family microcompartment protein; translated protein: MELGRVTGTVVATTIYEGLEGARLLIVQPLDRTLKPRGRPVVAADGVAMAAPGDLVAVVASREASLALPPPPGPVDHAIVGIVDAVEEWSR